In Sinorhizobium sojae CCBAU 05684, a single window of DNA contains:
- a CDS encoding TadE/TadG family type IV pilus assembly protein — translation MKSPRPSTILFKRFRTGREGAAGIEFALLLPLMLLLLAGLVDLGQGLTVRRKVAQVSTTTSEIIAMQSTWTKASVSTILTGVSSILQPYEVDDLTILLCVVDIANNGKATVNWSAAYGTEPLSTGEESPVDVPKKLKEKGVQMVVTRVRYKLDTIFSGLFESFTGGGTYNYDQHFFIRPRNGDTITYG, via the coding sequence ATGAAATCCCCCAGACCCTCCACCATCCTGTTCAAGCGTTTCCGTACGGGCCGCGAGGGCGCCGCGGGAATCGAGTTCGCGCTGCTGTTGCCGCTCATGCTGCTGCTGCTCGCCGGTCTCGTCGATCTCGGACAGGGGCTGACGGTTCGCCGCAAGGTCGCTCAGGTCTCGACGACGACCAGCGAGATCATTGCCATGCAGAGCACTTGGACGAAGGCGAGCGTCAGTACCATTCTTACGGGCGTCAGCTCCATCCTTCAGCCATATGAGGTGGACGATCTGACCATCCTCTTATGTGTCGTCGACATCGCCAACAACGGCAAGGCGACCGTCAATTGGTCGGCCGCCTACGGCACGGAACCGCTTTCCACAGGCGAGGAGTCTCCCGTCGACGTGCCGAAGAAGCTCAAGGAAAAAGGCGTCCAGATGGTCGTGACCCGCGTCCGATACAAGCTCGACACGATCTTCTCCGGCTTATTCGAGAGCTTCACCGGGGGCGGCACCTATAACTATGATCAGCATTTCTTCATCCGCCCGAGAAATGGCGATACGATCACCTACGGTTAG
- a CDS encoding TadE/TadG family type IV pilus assembly protein, whose translation MKRRPTMLLLRRLLRDRKGVAAIEFALVALPLFILIFGILELGAIFFIDSALDASVHKAARLIRTGQATEGKMGISGFKAEICGNLAYVLNCEKNLLVAVNTVNDATSSGAMKTIGSSGTVTITENFDIGRGSDYVLVQAFLPWSPIVNLYSLSSHTLADGSYLLGASALLRNEPF comes from the coding sequence ATGAAGAGGCGCCCAACCATGCTGCTTCTGCGTCGCCTGCTGCGCGACAGGAAGGGAGTCGCTGCGATCGAGTTTGCGCTGGTGGCGCTGCCCCTCTTCATTCTTATCTTCGGCATTCTCGAACTCGGCGCGATCTTCTTCATCGACTCGGCGCTTGACGCTTCGGTGCACAAGGCCGCGCGGCTGATCAGGACGGGACAGGCGACGGAGGGGAAAATGGGTATATCCGGCTTCAAGGCGGAGATCTGCGGCAATCTCGCCTATGTGCTCAATTGCGAGAAGAATCTTCTGGTCGCCGTCAACACGGTGAACGACGCCACATCCAGCGGCGCGATGAAAACCATCGGCAGCAGCGGCACGGTAACCATTACCGAGAACTTCGATATCGGCCGCGGCAGCGACTATGTTCTCGTCCAGGCCTTCCTGCCCTGGTCACCGATCGTCAATCTCTATTCGCTCTCGAGTCATACGCTTGCCGACGGTAGCTACCTGCTCGGCGCTTCCGCATTGCTCCGCAACGAACCGTTCTAA
- a CDS encoding TadE/TadG family type IV pilus assembly protein: MRLGFGFLWHIGGRTAAILGDRSGNVAITLAVCLVPMILAVGASLDYTRAYNVQSKMQSDLDAALVAAIKQIDEYDEDKLVKKIENWFDAQSDKSGSTYDLTEIKVDKDGHTIRASASGTVPTTLMTLANINSVPVGVVSAIEGPATSHLEVYIVLDKSPSMLLAATPEGQVQLRADANINCEFACHSTGDPVKENKTGPQIAKTYYDYIKGLGVKLRTDVALDAVEEVLDMIDKADEDHKRIKVGLYGLGETITEVLAPTYSTSTARKKLSDDGSGLTSATSTVSTDFDTALAALQKRAGKAGDGTSANSPLKLVLLLTDGVQSHRDWVITGVNWTCLEYKYGTCIRFKSGAKWGLVTPLNPNWCGYLKDNGATLAVLYTEYLEVPLDWGYNATLDSSMSSSKWTSTWGGKLRSGVSSSTSRHDYIPIALQDCASSADLYIPAASEEEIVAGLSTLFKQYLTSVRLTQ, translated from the coding sequence ATGCGTCTTGGTTTCGGCTTCTTGTGGCATATCGGCGGGCGAACGGCGGCAATCCTCGGCGACAGGAGCGGCAATGTTGCCATTACTCTGGCGGTCTGTCTCGTGCCGATGATACTCGCGGTCGGCGCCAGCCTGGATTATACGCGCGCCTACAACGTCCAGAGCAAGATGCAATCGGACCTCGACGCCGCGCTCGTCGCCGCCATCAAGCAGATCGACGAATACGACGAAGACAAACTCGTCAAGAAGATCGAGAATTGGTTCGACGCCCAGTCCGACAAGAGCGGTTCCACCTACGACCTGACCGAAATCAAGGTGGACAAGGACGGGCATACGATCAGGGCCTCAGCCAGCGGCACGGTACCCACCACGCTTATGACCCTGGCGAATATCAACAGTGTCCCCGTGGGCGTTGTCAGCGCCATCGAAGGCCCCGCAACCTCCCATCTCGAAGTCTATATCGTCCTCGACAAATCCCCCTCGATGCTGCTGGCGGCCACGCCCGAGGGACAGGTGCAATTGCGCGCCGATGCCAACATAAATTGCGAGTTCGCCTGCCACAGCACCGGCGACCCCGTCAAAGAGAACAAGACCGGCCCGCAGATCGCCAAGACCTACTATGACTACATCAAGGGACTCGGGGTGAAGCTTCGCACCGACGTTGCGCTCGATGCGGTCGAAGAGGTGCTTGACATGATCGACAAGGCCGATGAAGACCACAAGCGGATCAAGGTCGGTCTCTATGGCCTCGGGGAAACGATCACGGAGGTCCTCGCCCCGACCTATTCGACCAGTACCGCGCGAAAGAAACTGTCGGACGATGGCAGCGGTCTCACCAGCGCGACGTCCACCGTCTCGACTGATTTCGATACAGCCCTCGCGGCGCTGCAAAAGAGAGCCGGAAAGGCCGGCGACGGCACCTCGGCGAACTCGCCTCTGAAGCTTGTCCTTCTGCTGACGGACGGCGTCCAGTCCCATCGTGACTGGGTGATCACCGGCGTGAACTGGACCTGTCTCGAATACAAGTACGGCACCTGCATTCGGTTTAAGAGTGGCGCAAAGTGGGGACTTGTCACACCGCTCAATCCGAACTGGTGCGGATATCTCAAAGATAATGGCGCAACCCTGGCCGTGCTTTACACGGAGTACCTCGAGGTCCCGCTCGACTGGGGATACAACGCAACCCTCGACTCGTCGATGTCAAGCAGCAAATGGACGTCAACCTGGGGCGGCAAGTTGCGCAGCGGCGTCAGCAGCAGCACCAGCCGCCACGACTATATCCCGATCGCGCTGCAGGACTGCGCCTCCTCGGCCGACCTTTATATCCCGGCCGCTTCCGAAGAAGAGATCGTCGCCGGGCTCTCCACCCTGTTCAAACAATACCTGACGTCGGTTCGACTCACCCAATGA
- a CDS encoding AraC family transcriptional regulator, which produces MTEHYARTLSPAKVEPLEKGGRILVEGRHYDSGPFSIWSGKCHSGMSVSFSRPPEVYVLYLPIANALAVDVGRRQLISIPGTALVGNVACFDKLTLHENRGHIGIAFEKAAMVGQLSQMLDSPILDDIDMCATVDMASPAGSRLASLGNLLWNCFDTEDGDRVSSSATSHLFQAAMAMILESVPHNYSARLHRPVSPAMPRNLKRAIEYMVANISQPMNVADIAQEAGTSVRALQAAFQQFKGTTPLGYLRQMRLEGAHKTLSDAANLLSIAQVARAWGFTHMGRFSAVYHDAFGQTPSETVRQHNVRGLGSSSQKARG; this is translated from the coding sequence ATGACGGAACATTATGCAAGAACGCTTTCGCCCGCCAAGGTTGAGCCCTTGGAGAAGGGCGGTCGCATATTGGTGGAGGGCCGGCACTATGATTCCGGACCTTTCAGCATCTGGTCCGGCAAGTGTCATTCCGGCATGAGCGTGAGCTTCTCGCGACCACCGGAGGTCTATGTCCTTTATCTTCCTATCGCCAACGCGCTGGCGGTGGACGTCGGCAGAAGGCAACTGATCTCCATTCCCGGGACAGCGCTGGTCGGTAACGTGGCGTGTTTCGACAAGCTGACGCTGCACGAAAACCGTGGTCACATAGGCATTGCCTTCGAAAAGGCGGCAATGGTCGGCCAATTGAGCCAAATGCTGGACTCCCCCATTCTGGACGACATCGACATGTGCGCTACGGTGGACATGGCGTCGCCGGCGGGTTCGCGCCTGGCGTCTCTCGGCAACCTGCTCTGGAATTGCTTCGACACCGAGGACGGCGACCGTGTCTCTTCGAGCGCCACCTCCCACCTTTTCCAGGCGGCCATGGCCATGATCCTGGAATCGGTCCCGCACAACTATAGCGCGCGATTGCACCGGCCAGTCTCGCCGGCCATGCCGCGCAATCTGAAGCGGGCGATCGAATATATGGTCGCAAATATATCGCAGCCCATGAACGTCGCCGACATCGCACAGGAGGCCGGCACGAGCGTGCGTGCGCTGCAGGCGGCTTTCCAACAGTTCAAGGGAACCACGCCCCTCGGTTATCTGCGCCAGATGCGACTCGAGGGTGCCCACAAGACGCTTTCCGATGCGGCCAATTTGCTCTCAATTGCCCAGGTCGCGCGAGCCTGGGGCTTCACCCACATGGGCCGGTTCTCTGCGGTCTATCATGATGCCTTTGGCCAAACACCCTCCGAGACGGTCAGGCAGCATAATGTGCGCGGGCTCGGGTCCTCTTCGCAGAAAGCGCGGGGCTAA
- a CDS encoding putative bifunctional diguanylate cyclase/phosphodiesterase, translated as MKRYLRRRALWEALALVLVGALLSYLSWAYHVHRLMDELIHEHGHEGFAEAIPAIVIIGILGLVYGVSRIRALRHEVHKRRLAEEHANWIARHDVLTGLPNRHQLAEFCARLPAKTEEKSAKYAVFSVDLDGFKNANDLVGHGGGDQILLTVAQRLQEVFAGEMICRVGGDEFLVFARREGFDPAACGRRIVGAVSMPILIGNTRAEIGASVGYALYPDGGCTIDDAIRQSDAALYAAKRSGRNTVRAFDEAIRQSLAKRLEIETALRQAIRDHAIRPYYQPLIDLRSGEIRGFEALARWETSDGRFIPPSDFIEVAESTGLITELSEQLLRAACADARSWPAHVHLSFNLSPTQLNDRLLGLRIVRILMEAGLSPKRLEVEITESALIHNSAAAETILSDLHEAGISVALDDFGTGYSSLSQLSKFKFDKIKIDRSFVTDLEHDDKQEKIVRAILGLGQGLGIATTAEGIEDEGQRINLLEMGCDCGQGYLFGKAVPAAAIPGLLAGASNAVAAKA; from the coding sequence ATGAAACGATACTTGCGCCGCAGAGCTTTGTGGGAGGCTCTTGCCCTTGTGCTGGTGGGCGCACTTCTCTCCTATCTTTCCTGGGCCTATCACGTCCACCGGCTGATGGACGAATTGATCCACGAGCACGGCCACGAGGGTTTTGCCGAGGCGATCCCCGCGATCGTGATCATTGGTATCCTTGGGCTTGTATACGGAGTCTCCAGGATCAGGGCGCTGCGCCACGAGGTCCACAAACGCCGCCTTGCGGAAGAGCACGCGAATTGGATTGCCAGGCATGATGTCCTGACCGGCCTTCCGAACCGGCATCAGCTTGCTGAATTTTGCGCACGGCTTCCGGCAAAAACCGAGGAGAAGAGTGCAAAATACGCCGTGTTCTCTGTCGATCTCGACGGCTTCAAGAATGCCAACGATCTCGTCGGCCATGGCGGCGGCGATCAGATCCTGCTCACCGTCGCTCAACGCCTCCAGGAAGTCTTTGCCGGCGAAATGATCTGTCGCGTCGGTGGAGACGAGTTCCTCGTATTCGCAAGGAGGGAAGGTTTCGATCCGGCCGCCTGCGGACGGCGCATAGTCGGCGCTGTTTCGATGCCGATCCTGATCGGCAACACGCGCGCTGAAATCGGCGCGAGTGTCGGCTACGCCCTCTATCCCGATGGTGGGTGCACCATCGACGACGCCATCCGTCAATCCGATGCCGCGTTGTATGCGGCAAAGCGCAGCGGCAGAAACACGGTCCGGGCTTTTGATGAGGCCATACGGCAGAGCCTTGCCAAGCGCCTGGAGATCGAGACCGCGCTTCGCCAGGCCATCAGGGACCATGCGATCCGACCCTATTACCAGCCACTCATAGACTTGAGGTCCGGCGAAATCCGCGGGTTCGAGGCACTGGCACGGTGGGAAACGAGCGACGGTCGCTTCATTCCGCCATCCGATTTCATCGAAGTCGCGGAAAGCACCGGCTTGATCACGGAGCTCTCAGAGCAGCTTCTCAGGGCTGCATGTGCCGACGCGCGATCATGGCCGGCGCATGTCCATCTGTCCTTCAATCTCTCGCCCACGCAGTTGAACGATCGTCTCCTGGGATTGCGGATCGTCCGCATCCTCATGGAGGCGGGGCTGTCTCCGAAGAGGCTCGAGGTGGAAATCACGGAGAGCGCATTGATTCACAATTCGGCGGCGGCGGAGACGATCCTGTCCGACCTGCACGAGGCGGGCATCAGCGTGGCACTGGACGATTTCGGCACCGGCTATTCCAGCCTCTCGCAGCTTTCGAAATTCAAGTTTGACAAGATCAAGATCGACCGCAGCTTCGTGACCGATCTCGAGCATGACGACAAACAGGAAAAGATCGTTCGCGCCATTCTGGGCCTAGGACAGGGCCTCGGCATCGCGACGACGGCCGAGGGCATCGAGGACGAAGGGCAGCGCATCAACCTCCTGGAAATGGGGTGCGATTGCGGCCAGGGCTATCTGTTCGGCAAGGCGGTGCCGGCGGCCGCGATTCCCGGTCTGCTTGCCGGCGCTTCGAATGCAGTCGCGGCTAAGGCCTGA